The genomic interval CTAGTCGCGCATATTCTGAACGGAACAGGCCGTGTAAACATCGGTCAGGGTGCGGTTATGACAGTTCAGGGACTTGGTGCCTCGTTTAGCCCTGCAATAGGCGGTTGGATAGCACAGGAAATAGGGTACAACTCCACCTTTATGATCCTTGGAGGATTTGCCATCGGTTCAATTTTACTGTGGGTTTTATTTGCAAAAACTATCAGAGCTGTTTGTTAGCTGGTATTAATTTTCTTCATCTCATTAACTTCATCTAATAATATCAAATAAATCAAGTTGAACAATCTTACCTGTTTTTATGAATAACATACTTATCTGGAGCATTTCTTTTATTGCAATTGCAGGTGTCATTATACGGCCTTTTAAAGTCACAGAAGCATTTTATGCGGTAAGTGGGGCCTTTGTACTTATAATTCTTCAACTCATCAGTACATCAGATGCGCTGGCAGGAGTAGCAAAGGGTCTGGATGTTTATCTGTTTCTGACCGGAATGATGTTGCTGGCTGAAACAGCCAGAGAGGAAAAACTATTCGACTGGCTGGCCGCACATGCGACTATAATGGCCAAAGGATCCTCAGGGAAATTATTTTTATTAATCTATCTTGTTGGTATTATCGTAACAGTATTTCTATCGAATGATGCAACTGCGGTGGTTTTGACACCAGCTGTAGCTGCCGTTGTGAAAACTGCAAAGGTGGAAAAACCTTTACCCTATTTATTGATCTGTGCATTTGTCGCTAATGCAGCTTCCTTTGTATTACCTATATCCAACCCGGCAAACTTAGTGATTTACGGTACTCACATGCCTTCTTTATTACATTGGCTTGGGCAGTTTTTAATACCTTCTGTGTGTGCCATAACTGTTACTTACTTTATGCTTCGCTATACACAACGCGACTGCTTTACAGAGAAAATTGAAACTGACATCGAATTACCTCAACTGACTCAGGGAGGTAAAATGGCATTGATCGGTATATGTGTTACAACAGTAGT from Pedobacter sp. WC2423 carries:
- a CDS encoding arsenic transporter; protein product: MNNILIWSISFIAIAGVIIRPFKVTEAFYAVSGAFVLIILQLISTSDALAGVAKGLDVYLFLTGMMLLAETAREEKLFDWLAAHATIMAKGSSGKLFLLIYLVGIIVTVFLSNDATAVVLTPAVAAVVKTAKVEKPLPYLLICAFVANAASFVLPISNPANLVIYGTHMPSLLHWLGQFLIPSVCAITVTYFMLRYTQRDCFTEKIETDIELPQLTQGGKMALIGICVTTVVLLVSSAWNIQLGLPTAITGIITTVIVLARTNKNPVTIVKGVSWSVLPLVAGLFIIVEALNETGMIQQLTALLMHTISRSEAAAVWLSGSVVAVACNLVNNLPAGLIAGSVLQNGHVPESVKSAVLIGVDLGPNLSITGSLATILWLVALRREGQEISAWTFLKLGSMIMTAALLISILSLWI